Proteins co-encoded in one Halorussus lipolyticus genomic window:
- a CDS encoding rubrerythrin-like domain-containing protein: MVREDSYEAGGGTYECNGCRHREQADSYPGTCPECGGEMRNIAVPRE; encoded by the coding sequence ATGGTTCGGGAAGATTCCTACGAGGCCGGTGGGGGAACCTACGAGTGTAACGGCTGTCGCCACCGCGAGCAGGCCGACAGCTATCCGGGGACGTGCCCGGAGTGCGGCGGCGAGATGCGGAACATCGCCGTGCCCCGCGAGTGA